Genomic window (Microcaecilia unicolor chromosome 8, aMicUni1.1, whole genome shotgun sequence):
CGGGGGCGGGCCGATGCAACTACTCCGGGTGCTTCAGGTTTTTCGCGTTCGCGTTGTTTGTGACGTGACGTTGTTTTGGGCGTCACGATTTGTTGATTgtatttgctccgccctcgatgtcatcacgttggacgcgagggcggggcaactgctcatgggcaaattctggtttcaccaccatgcattagaacgttgggacttgtggaggcttcattagaacgttggggttgcgaattatgagCGGAAGTGATGTGGCTGAGGgagggtctatgagtgagagtgagtggtgcatgagtgacagtgagtggtactgcagggcttcagtgttttcctgccacagagtgagcttcagaatgttggaggtgagaattatttatataggtaTTCTTTCTCTTCGCCTGCATAAGCTGTTTCCCtgcacttcttctctcttcctttcaaagtctctctcttccctttaagACTCTCCTTCTCTCTAATTTCCTACCTCCCTCACTCTCCTGTTTGGTTTCTTTGTACCATGTGttgtgcctctctctctcctcacatTCCAGCTTATTCTCTACTTTTCTTGTAGGAGCTACAGGGACACAAACTGGACCTATACTGCGATTTGAACCAAATCCGCAAATGAAGCCTTCTGCAAATTCCACCACTCTTCTGGAAGTTTCTGGATATTCAGATGTGTGTTAAAATAGAATAATTTGTGTACCGTTCttcttgttttcattttatttctaatATATATTATTGGTGAAAGGTGCTGAATTACCAACTCTGTAAACCAAAGTTCTGTAttcagaaataaaaaatgttaTGGATAGAAGCAGAACAACCTCTTCCATGACACTGCCCTACTACAGAATAGATGTGGCTGAGGCAAGAAAATTGCTCTCCCCCCTTACATGTGGGTCAAGATATGCATGCTTTTGCCCAAAGTAAAGTTAGGTGGGATTGGAGGTAGCATTAAGGCAGGGGAAGTAACAGAAAATGTAGTTTTGCATTTTCAAGGTGAAGCTTGTTTTTTCAGGGAAAATATATGCACAGAAGTAGGTAGCAGATCTCTGGAGATATTTTTTCTCTAGGCAGTTTCTAAAGAGAAAGTATGCGGGTACTTCTGACATTTGGTGCAAGGTCCATAGGAAATTTACTTACAGAGGGGACTGCACTAGTAAATAGGCTTAGCATGTCCTAACGTGGGACTTTACTGTgttctaagcccatttctaggaCAGGGATAAATTTGgcctttttcaatgtttttttgaCTGTGCGCTAATATTAGCATTAGCATGCTGCAACTGAAAAACAttaacacgagagaccttaccgcttacTATTTAGGAGATGCTAAAGGCTCCTGAGTTAAGTCAGCATTATTCAGTTCACACGCACTATAGTCACAGCACTAGCTGAATTGTTCTTCCATTCCCATTCTCTGCCCCAACATGCCTCATCCGAAAATAAAGAAATACTGAGCAGTTatgcctggattctataaagggcactcaaatCTGTGCACCCAAAAATGGGTGCAATCCTGAGATTCATGCACAGCTAAATTGGGTAATGAGCcataatatcaataattgggcactagcaatcaattattgatgttaattggcaccaatttggattagCACAAGCATCTTGCTATGCGCTGTTCTATATAACTCTGCACCCAAATCCAATggtatgcaactcaaaagggaacATGGCCACCAGGGGGGGGCATGGGTTGGTTAGGGGCATTGTGTATGGTTTTCCCAGAACTTTCAGGGCTttcctggggggaggggcggttGTCCGAATGAGAAAAAGAGGGCTTTAGCGCCAGGCTCAGGTTTAAAATAGCAGGGGGAATGACTGATTAATATTCATGAGCAGGGAACAGGCTGCTTTTTGTGCCTTGCTGCGGTTTCTCATACAAGGTGGGTGAAGAGGGAGAAATACATTAAGAAATGTATCTCAGTACCTTTCATACATCTCAACGTACATAGAGCTGCCAAGTCTCCCCAGCTGAGAGGAAGACGTcctcatttttggggaaaaaccCCCAAACTCTTCCTACATTGCTTTTCAATAGGAGATTAAGAATTTCCTTTCTCACCGAGCAGACCCTTAGAATACTCTCACGTGCACAGACATAATAGAGCTGATATGTGATCCCTAGACATTCCCTATCTACAGAGCACATCTCCACATGGATTCAGGGTGTCAATACGTATTTGAGCATTGCCTTTATAGAGAAGCTGCCACTCTCCATATTTTTTCTATCcatgcacctactttcctttatagaataggctccatcAGGCTCTTTCtggacacctaaatgtaggcacactgttatagaataaacctccatcctccagattctatatatggcgactaaatgTGCATACACAAATCAGCACATATTGCcaatttgtgcacgcaaattaACTGATTGATGAGCCGATCAGCGCCATGTTAATTACCAGTTATTAGCATTGACAATTGGGATATATGCATGCCCTGTATTATATAACAATGTGCATGGAAATCTTATAGCACATAAATTCAAGTGGGCATGGCTGGGGGTGTTCCAGGAGCATTCCatggggtgttcccagaatttcTGCACATTGCTACAAAATAGACCTGattggcacctaacttaggtACTGGCATAATTGCTGGTGCCTTAAGCTAGGTGCAATTTATGTGCTTagctgctattctgtaaagggcacagatcctttatagaataaagttcAGCACTGTAAAGCTCCTGACTGCTGGGTGATTTAgaaatgcagccctctgctggctGGAGTCTCACTTGCCAGTCTCCTCAGAGTTCCCTTGGCTCCCAAGCCAAACTATGTATTGCACTTGACCAGGCAAACTGCTCAGCCAGCCaccaaagcagttcaaaacaGCTTGTGGTAGATCCCTGGTAATGCCAGCAAAGCAGCACAgaaacaaacagttcaaaacaaaaagggtttcctttatcttcccctCCTCAGGGTATTCTTCAACTAAGCTCTCTTGAGGTTCCCTGGCACTTGGCTTCAGGACAGTCTGTAACAACACATACCCTTTCCTGCTCTCTACCCAGCCTCACTGGCCCTAGGCTCCTGAGCAGGACTCTGACTGGTCTTCTCCCAGTCACTTGCAAGCACCCACATCTATATCTGGGGCTCCTGCCctactcagggtgactgctcaggCATGCCTTCCTTCAGCTGGAAATCCTCTCCTGTCGAGTCCAGTGTGCAGTCCAGTGTGCCCCGGTCACCCCTCTGATCCATGGGCCGTGACCCCTCGCACTCTCCTGGAACTTCAACTAGGATTCTCCAGCTTTCccatatatgcaaatgagacaGTCATCCAAAATGCAAATTCAATATATTAGACTATACTGCAGTCTTGTGGAACCCACTTCTTTCCAGCCGTTAGTCATCTAGCACAAGTTCTCTCACTGAGCCCATCTACTGTGGGGAACCTGGGTCTCAGTGTCTAACAGCCTCCACCCTtggataggactttcttcactcacattgaccttacagtcctatcctccaccccacggctgttagttcatTTTACATAGTCCCAAGTCCCTCAACAACATGGCCTGGTTCACAAGTCCATCAACAACCTGGGCTGGTAAGTACCTTCCTAGACTTTTAgagtctccttctctctctctcttccatcttccCAGTACTCCTCCTCCAGGAGGCTTTCCAGGctcgtcccatctcctttttcCTTGGCTTAGAGGGTGCTTTATATAGGGTGGCCAATAATCCACCCCACCTCTATAGGCCTCTCTCCCCTACTTCCAGAAAGGTCCagacccagaactctctccaactTTCCAGCTTCTACTCTGAGAGTTCCCCCTcgtggcctcttcagggaaggatgggtcctataccatgagcaccccctagctgtcccttcaggtcacttcactggtaTATcccctttggctccctctagtgaccagaatgggcatatCCCAGGTTCTCAggtggagagcgccctctggcggtctCAGGGTAGGGTGGTCACTCTgtttatcacatacccccacccttatgATATTGCTGCTCCCTCAAATATCTTctttgaggagcagcaattcctgACTCCCCTAACTTCTCTCGGGGTCAggtcccttccctcccctattCCATTTAGGAGGGATTCTCAGGAAGGCTTTATATCCCGTGGTCCGCCTTATCACAAAGGCTCTGCTTTGCTCTAGGGGaccttcctctgtaacccctagaaACTCAAGGATCCTTCGACCTTTCTTTTTACGCCTCCCTAGGCCTTGGCGTCTAATTTCTTCACAGATATAAACTACCTCAAGGGAACACTTTGTAACTATCCCACCAAATATATAGCATAAAACTTTATAGGAATAGATATTCTTTTAGATTTTAAATCTTATCAAATTACTCTTTATTAACACAATTATTAACACATCATTATTTAAAATTCACACTTTTATAGTCCATTTCAGTTGTATTCAAGATCTTCCAAAGTTCACAACACACCCTcttagtgttttaattttttgtccATAGATTCTTTGTACAAACAATTCCTTTCTTGcagctctacacagtgctgtgtttcaccaacggCGTCCTCAGGAGCTGTCTATTCATCGCATAAGCACAGCGATATATCATTCTAGTTCATCCATTGTGTATAGGACAACTGCAATGGCTGTGAATATATTATTACACCATAAATCTCATATCTCTAAATTTAACATACtaatttttataattttcaaaatacttaCAATAAGCAGATTTTACATCCGACTTCTCTTGACACTGTCTCTCAGATAGGAGATCCATTCAATGGATTCATCCCGTACACATCCAGTCAAACGGAAGCAAACAAATGCGTATGCTAATGAATACTCTATGTCCCCTTTAAAACTTTTTTACAAGTCATTCAAAGCAGCTGTGACTAATCGGTTCATTAAGTAAATTACTGTTACCTGGAGTTAAACTACTTCGGTCCATTCAACACCCTGATTCAACCCATGCGGGGGAAAATGTTTTCCAAGTAAATACAATTCTTTGTTCAGTAACTAGCAATTTCTGACTCATATCTCCTCCTCTAATccccatttctatttttattagaGTAGAAAATCTTAAATCATCTAATGTATGTTTCTTATCTAACCAATGTTAATAATTGTGTTAATAAAGAGTAATTTGTTAAGATTTAAAATCTAAAAGAATATCTATTCCTATAAAGTTTTATGCTGGTCTAATTTCTTCGCCTACTTTCCTGCCCCATGGGtacaccctcttctcccctatgGGTTTCTGGCGTACTTTCCTAAGGTCTAGTGCCCTTAGCACCTCAGGGAAACTTCTAAGCAAACTCTTCTCCTTGCTACAACCCTGGGCTGCACTTCTTCGCCTACTAGGCCCCAATGCGTATTTGTGGGTTGTGTGTAGGGTTTTAAGTCTCCTTTTCCCTGATACTCTTAGGCATCTCCTATCCCTCCCTTTTGGTATAGGATAACCCCCTTTTGTACAGGATTTCCCCCAGCCTCCGGGTGATCTAGCCTCCCCCTGGCACTCTTCCTGAGCCGGGGTCCCCTGCCTAGGAGTTCTTTCCTTCCCCGACTCTAATGTGCGGTATCGGGGCCATAGGATCAACCCTTTCTTCTGGGGCCTGAGCCTTTCCCTCCCCTGGGCAGCATCTTCCTttttctgcttgcccttctggggtTTCTCTAACTCTTTAACCTTCACACCACCCCTCTGTGTGGTTTTACCAGGGCCCTTCTGACTGTCCCTGTCATGATCCTTGCTCATGGACAGGAGTTCACTTAATTTAACCCCTCCTGGGTCCGTCTTTCCCTCCAGCTTTTTCTGGAGGTCTACAATGCAGGCTTGGGCTTCCTAAAGCTCTTTTAGTCTTCTCTGCCCATCCTGGAAGAAGACATCTATAGCTAGGGTCAGCACCCTGCACCTCTCTTCCAGGGCCTCCCTGCCTCTTTCTGTGGTTTCCTTGGCTTGCTGTCTCTCTACAGCCCACTCAGCGGCCCCCTGAGCTTGAACCTGTTGCAACTCCTTTAACTGAGTTTCCAACTCGAGGTTCCTCTGGGTCAGGTATCCTACCCTTCCCTGGACTTCCTGCAGCTCCACAAATACCCTGTCTATCCTTTGGGTGTATCCATTGTGCAGGTACTCTATCTGGATCACCTTCTCCTCATTAAACCCCCTCAGGCCCCTGACCTCAGCTTGGGTCTGCTGCAATGCCATGGTTAACTCTGCCGCAGTTTTAGCATACCCCTGCTGTACTTCCCTCAGCTGGCTTCCCTGTTGGCCCTTTAACTCTCCCAGCCAAGCCTTTACCAGGGTCAAACTCCCCCTCAGCTCTCCTATAGCTGTTTTCTGTAGTTTACCCATCTCCTTAATGCTTTCCTGCCTCTTGGCAAACTCCACTTCCTTCTGCTTCACCTCCTGCTTGGCTTCTTCTAATTCTGCCTTTACAGAGGTGACAAGCTTATtttccctttgcttctggagTAGAATCAAGGCTTGCTGTTCCCTTATACTTTCCCTTAGGGCCTCCTGCTCTTTTTGCCATTCTTGGCGAGCATTCTGGAACTCAGCCTTAACTAGGTTTACCCTCTGCTCCTGGTCTTGTTGCAACTTGTCTGTGAGGTCCCTTACCTCTTGCTGATGTGTGGACTGCAGCTTAGCTAATCGGGTCTTATTTAAGGCTTGGGTCTCTTTCAGGGTAGCTATAAGATGGGCTACTTCTGCTTCCTTTTCCTCCCTTAGCCTACTTTCTGTGCTTAGCTCGGCCCTAACAGTGGCTAGtagtgcctcacagccttccttctgcttaAAGGACTCTGCCTGTTTGGCCTCCAAGGCATGCACCGAAGCAGCCTCAAATAGGACCCACCTCTGCGCAGTCTCCCTTAGACCCTTCTCCATTACCTTATGGAACTCCTCTTGCTGCTGTATATTGCCCACTACAGTTAACATCAATCTCTTATTGAGTTCCAGAACCGAACCTCCCTTAGACGTTGCTCCGAGTACCTATAGAGTTTCCCTGGTTTACATAGGGCCTGTAACTCCCCTTCGACTTGCCAGATACTCTCTCTAAGGGTTTTTAGCAGCgggttctctttctttttttgggcTTTCTCCTGGAGTTTCCTACCAAACTCAGGGTCATCTTTGGGAAATTCCTTTAATTCCCTTTCCAGGGCAATAGATCTACTACCTTCTACTCCCTGGAtttcccagtatttctcccttggggCAACTCTCCCTGGTTCCCCACCACACGGAAATGCTGCCAGTTCCTCACCATAGCATGGGCAGCCTACTTTATCTTCAGCTGTCTCACCCCCCTGCTCACAGTGTACATTGACATCCCCTCCACAATCAGGACTACTCCTTATCCTGTCACCTGGGAAGTTCTCACCTGGGCCTACACCCATTTTTCCTTTCCTAAAGGGTTCACCCTTCTTACCAGGACTACCTCTATCCTGCAACTGGGGTTTTTCTTCCTTGTCCAggcacccctcctccctcttggcacttttcaggtttgtggtctcctctctccctgggacaatgggtgctttccctgcagcaggttcctcctgaccctcttccctgcagacacCTCTTTCCCCTCGGGTTCCCGGCCTAACCATGATGTCTGCCCCTGAGGAATGGGTCACCTCCCGACTCCcatggcctttgggcttcctcttgcctgccatgtcacttaacccccaCCAACTGACTGTAGGATTTCCCTCCTCCCAGTCTCACTGTTCATCCTCTGAACTGCATACTGCCAGACACCCCTCTCCAACATGGCCCACTTCCCCACATTGGTCACACTCTGGCTCAATCTCTTCTCTTCTCCTTGGGGTCCTGTCCTCCCAAGACACCCCTTCAGGTTTAAACATTGTCCCAACAGTCCCTGAACACagtccccctccaagtcccagaacctggatcatggtgtcCAACTCTGCCATGTCCATTCCTTCTGCTGGCGACTTGGGCTCCGGCTCCTTGGGCCTCTGGACTTCTCTCTTCGGTCTGAACCGTCTCCGCCCTCCCATGGCTCCGACGTCCTCCTTGACCGTCTGATAGGATGTAGCCTGCAACACAAGAGAGATATCCAAGTGCGGACTGTCCGTTTCCCTGGTCCTACACTTGCGCTACTTCTTGGAACTCGTACCAGAATTCACACCAACCAAGCCTTTCTATCCTTTACATGAACTGCTCTTCTCAGCTTACTGGATCCCCCTTCGCTTCCCCtgtaggtaccctttacctgggtaggcgagtaatgcgcctttgacagcgttggccccctcgacagGCTTCAGGAACCTCCCAACACCACCGCCTCGCTCCGGCTACTTGACTGGTCTGGTCTGGAACTCCCTCCGCTTTCTCAAGGCCTCTCCTCCTCCACGTGGAAGTTCACtgtgatcccaccactgccaccaattgtAAAGCTCCCGGCCGCTGGGCGATTTAGAAATGCAGTCCTCTGCTGCCTGGAGTCTCACTTGCTAGTTTCCTTGGAGTACCCTTGGCTCCCAAGCCAAACTATGTATTGCACTTGACCAGGCAAACTGCTCAACCAGCCaccaaagcagttcaaaacaacTTGTGGTAGATCGCTGGTAACTCCAACAAAACAGCACAGAAACAAACAGTTCAAAAGAAAAAGGGTTTCCTTTATCTTCCTCTCctcaggagtggcctaggggttatggtggtggactttggtcct
Coding sequences:
- the LOC115476206 gene encoding centrosome-associated protein CEP250-like, which codes for MLTVVGNIQQQEEFHKVMEKGLRETAQRWVLFEAASVHALEAKQAESFKQKEGCEALLATVRAELSTESRLREEKEAEVAHLIATLKETQALNKTRLAKLQSTHQQEVRDLTDKLQQDQEQRVNLVKAEFQNARQEWQKEQEALRESIREQQALILLQKQRENKLVTSVKAELEEAKQEVKQKEVEFAKRQESIKEMGKLQKTAIGELRGSLTLVKAWLGELKGQQGSQLREVQQGYAKTAAELTMALQQTQAEVRGLRGFNEEKVIQIEYLHNGYTQRIDRVFVELQEVQGRVGYLTQRNLELETQLKELQQVQAQGAAEWAVERQQAKETTERGREALEERCRVLTLAIDVFFQDGQRRLKEL